A window of the Rickettsia felis URRWXCal2 genome harbors these coding sequences:
- the recO gene encoding DNA repair protein RecO, translating to MNIKDVGVIIAKKPLKENTFIITVFTKNHGLYSGVVKESSKKSKFIYQEGNIVDFLWQARLHEHIGMAKCELIKSYTGYFIINKAKLYAFNSVISLIKELFHEREEHSNFFSFLINYLDNLSKNFCFRDYINFELALLAETGYKLDLTKCGVTHVTTDLNYVSPKSARALSYEVGKPYKDKLLILPKFLLSDDSEITLEEKRQASTLTNYFFNRYLFHNNRQAEARQIFMEYILNNS from the coding sequence ATGAATATCAAAGATGTAGGAGTAATAATTGCTAAAAAACCTTTAAAAGAAAATACATTTATTATTACGGTTTTTACTAAAAATCATGGTTTATATTCGGGAGTTGTAAAAGAATCTTCTAAAAAAAGCAAATTTATATATCAAGAAGGAAATATTGTAGATTTTCTTTGGCAGGCAAGACTACACGAACATATCGGCATGGCTAAATGCGAACTCATCAAATCTTACACTGGTTATTTTATCATAAATAAAGCTAAATTATATGCCTTTAATTCCGTTATATCTTTAATCAAAGAGTTATTTCATGAAAGAGAAGAACATTCTAATTTTTTTTCATTTCTAATTAACTATTTAGATAATTTATCAAAGAATTTTTGTTTTCGTGATTATATTAATTTTGAGCTAGCTTTACTTGCCGAGACGGGTTATAAGCTTGATCTTACCAAGTGCGGCGTGACTCATGTTACAACTGATTTAAACTATGTATCACCTAAATCAGCTAGAGCACTATCATATGAAGTAGGGAAACCTTACAAAGATAAATTATTGATTTTACCAAAATTTTTACTTTCAGATGATAGTGAGATTACATTAGAAGAAAAAAGACAAGCTTCAACCTTAACAAACTATTTTTTTAATAGGTATTTGTTTCATAATAATAGACAGGCTGAAGCACGCCAAATTTTTATGGAGTATATTTTAAATAATTCTTAG
- the infB gene encoding Translation initiation factor IF-2 codes for MTDNQEIKPKKLTLGNSKLSLNKSFDSLTGAQSFVNAKSKTLVEVRKSSTGSTTTLSLNKERNSLDQTAIDANKEEFNRRLSILKKAAEQSKLNDPSQISTLSKLASINQSANSKIETLETEVEQKQQNAEEEKVEASAKTVQNNEDIQPQTSKKKEETFVKSPLVGMRTRYGIESEKELDKTVDNKVVAPKIKLEEPKKFKKADLFNMLGDDESGSGRTRSLASIKRAREKEKRKLVSQAPEKVYREVTIPEVIGVGDLANAMSERVADVIKELMKLGILANASQTIDADTAELVATNLGHTVKRVQESDVENVLISDDKVEDLRTRAPVVTVMGHVDHGKTSLLDALKSTDIAASETGGITQHIGAYRVTIADDRAITFIDTPGHEAFSEMRSRGAKVTDIVIIVVAADDGIKTQTVEAINHAKAAGVPIIVAINKIDKPDIDIERVKNELYVHEIIGEEAGGDVMVIPISALKKINLDKLEEAILLIAEMQDLKASPFGSAAGVVIESKIEKGRGTLTTILVQRGTLRNGDIIIAGSSYGKVKKMTNDKGLEIVEATPSVPVEIQGLNEVPFAGDKFNVVQNEKQAKDIAEYRMRLAKEKKISIAPRSSLEDLFLKASGNSKIKELPLIIKGDVQGSVEAISGSLLKLPSDEIKLRILHSGVGPITESDVSLAHASSAIIVGFNVRAGANALTAAEKEKVDIRYYSIIYNLIDDVKAIMSGMLDPIVREQYIGSVEIRQIFNITKVGKIAGSYVTKGIIKKGAGVRLLRDNVVIHEGKLKTLKRFKDEVKEVREGYECGIAFENYEDIREGDTVEVFELVQEQRQL; via the coding sequence ATGACGGATAACCAGGAAATCAAACCCAAAAAGTTGACACTTGGCAATTCAAAATTATCGCTTAATAAGTCTTTTGACTCTCTTACAGGAGCTCAAAGCTTTGTTAATGCTAAATCTAAAACGCTAGTAGAAGTTAGAAAAAGCTCTACCGGTAGTACTACTACCCTTTCATTAAATAAAGAAAGAAATAGCTTAGATCAAACTGCTATTGATGCTAATAAGGAAGAATTTAACAGACGTTTATCTATTCTTAAAAAAGCTGCTGAGCAATCTAAATTAAATGACCCTTCACAAATAAGCACTTTAAGTAAACTTGCAAGTATTAACCAGTCTGCTAACTCAAAAATAGAAACGCTAGAAACTGAAGTTGAACAAAAACAGCAAAATGCCGAAGAAGAAAAAGTAGAAGCTAGTGCTAAAACCGTCCAAAATAACGAAGATATACAGCCGCAAACATCTAAAAAGAAAGAAGAAACTTTTGTAAAGTCTCCTTTAGTAGGAATGCGAACACGTTACGGGATAGAATCAGAGAAAGAATTAGATAAAACAGTAGATAATAAAGTAGTCGCACCAAAAATTAAGCTAGAAGAACCGAAAAAATTCAAAAAAGCCGATCTTTTCAATATGCTTGGCGACGACGAAAGCGGTAGCGGTAGAACTAGAAGTCTTGCTTCTATAAAAAGAGCTAGAGAAAAAGAAAAGCGTAAATTAGTATCACAAGCACCTGAGAAAGTATATAGAGAAGTGACGATACCGGAAGTTATCGGAGTCGGCGATCTTGCAAATGCTATGTCTGAAAGAGTAGCAGATGTAATTAAAGAATTAATGAAGCTCGGTATTCTTGCAAATGCCAGCCAAACAATAGATGCCGATACGGCGGAACTAGTTGCAACAAATTTAGGGCATACGGTAAAAAGAGTTCAAGAATCGGATGTTGAAAATGTTTTAATTAGTGATGATAAGGTTGAAGATTTGAGAACGCGTGCTCCGGTTGTTACAGTAATGGGACATGTAGATCACGGTAAAACATCATTACTTGACGCTCTTAAATCTACGGATATTGCTGCAAGTGAAACTGGAGGAATTACCCAGCATATCGGGGCTTATAGAGTAACTATTGCAGACGATAGAGCGATTACTTTTATTGATACTCCGGGTCACGAGGCTTTTTCGGAAATGCGGTCAAGAGGTGCTAAAGTAACAGATATAGTTATTATAGTAGTCGCAGCAGATGATGGAATCAAAACGCAAACGGTTGAGGCAATTAATCACGCAAAAGCAGCGGGCGTTCCTATAATTGTAGCTATTAATAAGATTGATAAGCCTGATATTGATATTGAGCGTGTAAAGAACGAATTATATGTCCACGAAATTATAGGTGAAGAGGCAGGGGGTGACGTTATGGTTATTCCTATCTCGGCACTAAAGAAAATTAACTTAGATAAACTTGAAGAAGCAATTTTATTAATTGCAGAAATGCAGGATTTAAAAGCGAGTCCTTTCGGTTCGGCTGCCGGTGTTGTAATCGAGTCAAAAATCGAAAAAGGAAGAGGAACGCTAACCACTATATTAGTTCAGCGAGGTACTTTAAGAAACGGTGATATTATAATAGCAGGTAGCTCTTACGGTAAAGTTAAAAAGATGACTAATGATAAGGGATTAGAAATAGTGGAAGCAACACCGTCTGTTCCTGTAGAAATTCAAGGTTTAAATGAAGTACCTTTTGCCGGTGATAAATTTAACGTAGTACAAAATGAGAAACAAGCAAAAGATATAGCCGAATATAGAATGCGTCTTGCTAAAGAAAAGAAAATATCTATTGCACCGCGTTCAAGTTTAGAGGATTTGTTTTTAAAAGCTTCCGGTAATAGTAAAATTAAGGAATTACCTTTAATTATTAAAGGTGATGTCCAAGGGTCGGTTGAAGCTATTTCAGGTAGCTTATTAAAATTACCGAGTGATGAAATAAAGCTTCGTATACTTCATAGCGGCGTAGGTCCGATAACGGAATCCGATGTATCTCTTGCACATGCTTCTTCAGCTATTATTGTCGGCTTTAACGTTAGAGCAGGGGCAAATGCTTTAACTGCCGCAGAAAAAGAAAAAGTCGATATTAGATATTATAGTATAATATATAATTTAATTGATGACGTAAAAGCCATTATGAGCGGTATGCTTGATCCGATCGTTAGAGAGCAATATATCGGAAGCGTAGAAATTAGACAAATATTCAATATTACCAAAGTCGGTAAAATAGCCGGTAGCTATGTAACTAAAGGGATTATTAAGAAAGGAGCGGGCGTACGCTTATTACGTGATAATGTAGTCATTCATGAAGGAAAACTCAAAACTTTAAAACGCTTTAAAGATGAAGTTAAAGAAGTTAGAGAAGGATATGAGTGTGGTATAGCATTTGAAAATTACGAAGATATTAGAGAAGGAGACACAGTTGAAGTTTTTGAGCTAGTTCAAGAACAGAGACAATTATAA
- a CDS encoding Putative transcriptional regulator (rrf2 family protein) — MQLTSFTDYGLRSLIYLASKPERVCSVKEISEYYNISLNHLVKVIHKLAQLGYINSSKGKGGGIKLAFSPSSMKLGDIIEKLEPNMDIVECFNKNTNSCRITNSCQFKHFIKEASEAFIKTLNNYTLEDAMITKTIQIEDKK; from the coding sequence ATGCAGTTAACAAGTTTTACTGACTACGGATTACGTAGCCTTATATATCTTGCTTCAAAACCGGAAAGAGTTTGTAGTGTAAAAGAGATATCAGAGTACTATAATATTTCCCTTAATCATTTAGTAAAAGTGATCCACAAATTAGCACAATTAGGATATATTAATAGTAGTAAAGGAAAAGGAGGAGGAATTAAGCTAGCATTTAGCCCTTCTTCCATGAAGTTGGGAGATATAATAGAAAAATTAGAACCTAATATGGATATAGTAGAATGTTTCAATAAAAATACTAATAGCTGTAGAATTACAAATTCATGCCAATTTAAACATTTTATTAAAGAGGCAAGTGAAGCATTTATAAAAACATTGAATAATTATACATTAGAAGATGCAATGATTACTAAAACAATTCAAATTGAGGATAAAAAATAA
- a CDS encoding Putative glycoprotein endopeptidase produces the protein MKILAFDTANNTASVAISENENILAYIEELRSSTQAENLMPMIEDVMKSAKCSYDDLDYLAVTLGPGSFTGIRIGLASAKGILFAKENIKAVAVSNFEYAYFRAITQVKDYDKIYVFLNAYRSQLYMQVFHKSGEIEEPLLIDFEYAIKLLANEKGNIVCCGSGLEFIYHQIIHLPNIITLPRFARVKAWVICRYIASRLSSCMKLNSSIEPLYIRPPDAKIAINYVIPS, from the coding sequence ATGAAAATACTAGCATTTGACACAGCCAATAATACTGCATCGGTAGCAATATCCGAAAATGAGAATATTCTGGCATATATAGAAGAATTACGCTCTTCCACGCAAGCAGAGAATCTCATGCCTATGATAGAAGACGTGATGAAATCGGCTAAATGTTCATATGATGATCTAGATTATTTAGCGGTAACTCTAGGTCCTGGTAGCTTTACAGGTATTAGGATAGGACTTGCTAGTGCTAAAGGTATATTATTTGCCAAGGAAAATATTAAAGCAGTAGCGGTTAGCAATTTTGAATATGCTTACTTTAGAGCCATAACTCAAGTTAAAGATTATGATAAAATATATGTCTTTTTAAACGCTTATCGCTCACAGCTTTATATGCAAGTTTTTCATAAATCAGGAGAAATAGAAGAGCCGTTATTGATAGATTTCGAGTATGCTATAAAACTGCTTGCAAATGAGAAAGGGAATATAGTTTGCTGCGGTAGTGGGCTTGAATTTATATATCACCAAATTATACATTTACCGAATATAATAACCTTGCCACGTTTTGCACGAGTTAAAGCATGGGTTATTTGTAGATATATTGCTAGTAGATTATCGAGCTGTATGAAGTTAAATAGCTCTATCGAACCGTTATATATACGCCCACCTGATGCTAAAATAGCAATAAATTACGTCATTCCTAGTTAA
- the tlyA gene encoding Hemolysin A: MTKIRLDEYLLHKGLVTDITIARSLIIQGKVHNKHEQLIKPGIQVNINDIDIKVKLPQHNYVSRGALKLIAALDYFKIDPENLVCIDIGSSTGGFTEVLLERKAKLIFAVDVGYGELHPKLRDNPQIKVLEKTNARYLTDKQITTKPDLIVCDASFISLTTILPTPLNLAKEDCMLIALIKPQFEVEKHEVEQGGIIKNPLLHQKVCDKIKDWFEKEHNFKIFGIIESPILGAKGNKEFLICGKRKNGYFLSSI, encoded by the coding sequence ATGACTAAAATAAGGCTTGATGAATATTTACTGCACAAAGGTCTTGTAACGGATATTACCATAGCACGAAGCTTGATTATCCAAGGTAAAGTACATAATAAGCATGAGCAGTTAATTAAGCCTGGGATACAGGTTAATATAAATGATATCGACATTAAGGTAAAGCTTCCGCAGCATAATTATGTTTCAAGAGGAGCATTAAAGTTAATTGCTGCTTTGGATTATTTTAAAATTGATCCTGAAAATTTAGTTTGTATTGATATCGGTAGTAGCACCGGCGGTTTTACCGAAGTATTACTTGAGCGTAAAGCAAAATTAATTTTTGCCGTAGATGTCGGTTATGGCGAACTTCATCCTAAATTACGTGACAATCCACAAATTAAAGTGCTTGAGAAGACTAATGCACGATATTTAACCGATAAGCAAATAACAACGAAGCCTGATTTAATTGTTTGTGATGCCAGCTTTATTAGTTTAACTACTATATTACCGACTCCACTAAATTTAGCTAAAGAAGATTGCATGCTTATTGCTTTAATAAAACCGCAGTTTGAGGTCGAAAAGCATGAAGTAGAGCAGGGAGGAATTATTAAAAATCCTCTCTTACATCAAAAAGTATGCGATAAAATCAAAGATTGGTTTGAAAAAGAGCATAATTTTAAAATATTTGGTATTATAGAAAGTCCAATACTAGGGGCTAAGGGGAATAAGGAGTTTTTAATATGCGGAAAAAGAAAAAATGGTTATTTTTTATCCTCAATTTGA
- the nusA gene encoding N utilization substance protein A, transcription termination factor NusA, whose protein sequence is MSNIGNVEILQIIDSVAREKGISKEILISTVEQAVQVAGRKKYGNEYNIKAQINRKTGEINLLRILKIVEDVEDYLTQISLEEALIKNPEAKIGDEIYEYLPPIDHARVSAQAAKQVITQRVIEAEREKQYHDFKDRKGEIINGIVKRIEYGDIIVDLSRAEAIIKKDQLIKGENFKPNDRIKVYVQDVRQETKGPQIFLSRVDNQMLVKLFKLEVPEILEDIIQIKSVARDPGSKAKIAVFASDSSIDPVGSCVGIRGNRVKAITNELNGEKIDIVLWSNDLAQFIVNALAPLAPGEITKILIDEDRHKVEVVVSQENQSIAIGRRGQNVRLASKLTGWNIDIMTEEQESKRRNEEFLTSTELFMEALDVEEVIGQLLSVTGFNSVEQIATSEVSALTRIEGFEEELAVEIKNRAINYVDLKNEKIIKKLEDLGVEQELIDILELPLELILKFAEYGIKTIEDLGEMSVNEFKNLAPNSNITDENIKLLIKTARQHGKLKDS, encoded by the coding sequence ATGTCTAATATAGGTAATGTAGAAATTTTACAAATTATAGATTCTGTAGCCCGTGAGAAAGGAATATCAAAAGAAATTTTGATTTCAACGGTTGAACAAGCGGTACAAGTAGCAGGACGAAAAAAATACGGTAATGAATATAATATTAAAGCTCAGATAAATAGGAAAACCGGTGAGATAAATCTTTTAAGAATCTTAAAAATAGTAGAAGATGTAGAAGATTACTTAACGCAAATCTCACTTGAAGAAGCTTTAATAAAGAATCCGGAAGCTAAAATCGGTGATGAGATATATGAATATTTACCGCCTATTGATCATGCTAGAGTATCGGCTCAAGCTGCAAAACAAGTTATAACTCAACGTGTTATAGAAGCTGAACGTGAAAAGCAATATCATGACTTTAAAGATAGAAAAGGCGAAATTATAAACGGGATAGTTAAGAGAATAGAATACGGTGATATAATAGTTGACTTGAGTCGTGCTGAAGCAATAATAAAAAAAGATCAATTAATTAAGGGTGAGAATTTTAAACCTAATGATCGTATAAAAGTATATGTACAGGATGTAAGGCAAGAAACAAAAGGACCGCAGATTTTCTTGTCTAGAGTAGATAACCAAATGCTGGTTAAGCTATTTAAGCTAGAAGTACCTGAAATTCTTGAAGATATTATTCAAATAAAATCAGTAGCACGTGATCCCGGTTCAAAAGCAAAAATAGCGGTATTTGCTTCGGATAGTAGTATAGATCCCGTAGGCTCATGCGTAGGTATTAGAGGTAATAGAGTAAAAGCCATAACAAATGAGTTAAACGGAGAGAAAATTGATATAGTATTATGGAGTAATGATCTTGCACAGTTTATAGTTAATGCTCTTGCACCGCTTGCACCCGGGGAAATTACAAAAATTTTGATTGATGAGGATAGGCATAAGGTAGAAGTAGTAGTTTCGCAAGAAAATCAAAGTATTGCAATAGGTAGAAGAGGGCAGAATGTTCGTTTAGCTTCTAAGCTTACAGGTTGGAATATCGATATAATGACCGAAGAGCAAGAATCAAAAAGAAGAAACGAAGAATTCTTAACTTCTACGGAATTATTTATGGAAGCTTTAGATGTTGAAGAAGTTATAGGACAGCTTTTATCGGTAACGGGATTTAATTCGGTAGAACAAATCGCAACTAGTGAAGTTAGTGCTTTAACAAGAATCGAAGGCTTTGAGGAAGAACTAGCCGTAGAGATCAAAAATCGAGCTATTAATTACGTCGACCTTAAAAATGAAAAGATTATCAAAAAGCTAGAGGATCTGGGAGTTGAGCAAGAATTAATAGATATATTAGAATTACCGCTTGAATTAATATTAAAATTTGCCGAATATGGTATAAAGACCATAGAAGATTTAGGAGAGATGAGCGTAAATGAATTTAAAAATTTAGCTCCAAATTCTAATATAACGGACGAAAATATTAAATTGCTGATTAAAACTGCTAGACAGCATGGTAAATTAAAGGATAGTTAG